A genomic segment from Lignipirellula cremea encodes:
- a CDS encoding alkaline phosphatase D family protein, with amino-acid sequence MSLIGTSFPNPRPVLFAALLVAFCSASPALAERDPIRLTHGPMLGNPTAHSMSVWGRTSDAGQFTVHYGTDEDRLDQVSQPATTLSDHDNTGVAKLTDLKSDTRYYYQVWVNERPHGLPGSFRTLPAADDTRNAEYNPKGLFNFRFQIGSCANQNPLHGIGHRTPTYETLNRDWAERVHFHIMNGDWSYEELREYPPEAWRLTQGLKDFPLTVQVMPTIVGCWENYKLYLSRGVELAQWHRNMPSYFTFDDHELVNDIWGSSEAGKRHRRTVFRDIGTQAWYDYLGWANPMEHSHAIHYGRGGMKAGSDLLTDPDSDFTKLPLDEMLNLHVHWGTPEAGANDVRYDNDEGNKNSYVYDIVEVVDAHTLRLHMPAKVDDARLSYSIGRRSYGKFRVSNCEFYMLDTRGDRDMHDVRNRDKMGVSMLGKNQREWLLKSMRESDADFFFVVSTVPFMIPHTGAGGFEADTENKEESWTGFFDEREQLIDAWEKLGKKVFVMTGDLHNSFAIKVTDNVWEFCCGPHNSVNHVPQLDESDRPATGLFKFGPRECDIRWSSYILPDLPRLERLYPHFCVVQVNNVFNMPQKLGDKRWVAYPHPQVVFQYYDGRTGELDYAESVSIDR; translated from the coding sequence ATGTCGCTAATCGGAACTTCTTTCCCGAACCCCCGTCCTGTCCTGTTCGCCGCCTTGCTGGTCGCGTTCTGTTCTGCTTCGCCGGCCTTGGCGGAGCGTGATCCGATTCGCCTGACGCATGGTCCCATGCTGGGCAATCCGACCGCGCACTCCATGTCGGTCTGGGGCAGGACTTCCGACGCGGGCCAGTTCACCGTCCACTATGGAACCGACGAGGATCGCCTGGATCAGGTCAGCCAGCCGGCGACCACCCTGAGCGATCATGACAACACAGGCGTGGCGAAGCTCACGGACCTGAAGTCGGACACGCGGTACTACTACCAGGTCTGGGTCAATGAGCGGCCGCACGGCCTCCCCGGCTCTTTCCGCACGCTGCCTGCTGCGGACGATACGCGCAATGCGGAATACAACCCGAAAGGGCTGTTTAACTTCCGCTTTCAGATCGGATCGTGTGCGAATCAGAATCCGCTGCACGGCATTGGGCATCGCACGCCTACCTATGAAACCTTGAACCGCGACTGGGCGGAACGGGTTCACTTTCACATTATGAACGGGGACTGGAGCTACGAAGAATTGCGTGAGTACCCGCCGGAAGCATGGCGTCTGACGCAGGGCTTGAAAGACTTCCCGCTGACCGTGCAGGTGATGCCGACGATCGTCGGCTGCTGGGAAAACTACAAGCTGTATCTCAGCCGCGGCGTCGAACTGGCCCAGTGGCACCGGAACATGCCGAGCTATTTCACGTTTGACGATCATGAGCTGGTCAACGATATCTGGGGCTCTTCCGAGGCCGGCAAGCGGCATCGCCGCACCGTCTTCCGCGACATCGGCACGCAAGCCTGGTACGACTATCTGGGCTGGGCCAACCCGATGGAGCACAGCCACGCCATCCACTACGGCCGCGGCGGCATGAAGGCCGGGAGCGACCTGCTGACCGATCCCGATTCCGACTTTACGAAACTGCCCCTGGACGAAATGCTCAACCTGCATGTCCACTGGGGAACGCCGGAGGCCGGAGCGAACGATGTGCGCTACGATAACGACGAAGGGAACAAGAACTCCTATGTGTACGACATTGTCGAAGTCGTCGACGCCCATACGTTGCGGCTGCACATGCCGGCCAAGGTCGACGACGCCAGGCTGAGCTATTCGATCGGCCGTCGCAGTTACGGGAAGTTTCGCGTTTCCAACTGCGAGTTCTACATGCTCGACACCCGCGGCGATCGCGACATGCACGACGTTCGCAATCGCGACAAAATGGGCGTTTCTATGCTGGGGAAGAACCAGCGCGAGTGGCTGCTGAAGTCGATGCGCGAGAGCGACGCAGACTTTTTCTTTGTGGTGTCGACCGTGCCGTTCATGATTCCCCACACGGGCGCCGGCGGCTTTGAAGCGGATACGGAAAACAAGGAAGAATCCTGGACCGGCTTCTTTGACGAGCGGGAACAGCTGATTGACGCCTGGGAAAAGCTGGGCAAAAAGGTGTTCGTCATGACGGGCGACCTGCACAACAGCTTTGCCATCAAGGTGACCGACAACGTGTGGGAGTTCTGCTGCGGCCCGCACAACAGCGTGAATCATGTGCCGCAGCTGGACGAAAGCGATCGTCCCGCGACCGGGCTGTTCAAGTTTGGTCCGCGGGAATGCGACATCCGCTGGAGCAGCTATATTCTGCCCGACCTGCCGCGGCTGGAACGACTGTATCCGCATTTTTGCGTGGTGCAGGTCAACAACGTCTTTAACATGCCGCAGAAGCTGGGCGACAAACGCTGGGTCGCCTACCCGCATCCGCAGGTGGTCTTCCAGTACTACGACGGCCGCACGGGCGAACTGGATTACGCGGAATCCGTTTCTATCGACCGTTAG
- a CDS encoding redoxin domain-containing protein — translation MRPSCTLLTAVLLIVPCAFFVPSARADEAGRVDLAAFHPSDIDGKSQTLFVPGSTAGVGIVFLSTECPVARRYLPEIGRLAEQFAGQGITVYGVISDRSVTRAAAKRWQSEFQIEFPVLFDASGELAAGVQPTHTPEAFVFDAAGGLVYRGRIDDFYGGVGRPRLKASRFEFRDALQAAVDGRKPAVAYAEPVGCPVEDVRTAAAEGDVTWCRDVAPILFQNCVACHREGAVAPFALTRYEDAARRAAWIAEVTRQRRMPPWKARPGFGHFQGERFLNQDEIATLAAWAKADAPQGDAADLPPTPSFPDGWLLGKPDMVVRMPQAIEIPADGADVFRYIAIPLDIPEDKYLSAVDFHAGNPLVVHHAIIAAGPEGFFEEMTAGAEMPGFDPLKDGLPRWLRLQQRGGKGFQLLGAWAPGSRPFRFPDGVGAPLRKGSTLLLQVHYAPSGKPETDQSEIAFYFCRTPVTRMAGGVGLNVMNLKIPAGEAEHRVSTSMTLPVDATLLGLGPHMHLLGRQMKVTAVKPDGTVEPLIWVDDWDWNWQGQYRFARPIRLPQGTRLDLEAVFDNSANNPANPHTPPQLVRFGRKTTDEMCLCFLQFALDEPEDQQALRKAMFRTVMGQFGSRFRLLFRPASP, via the coding sequence ATGCGACCTTCCTGCACCTTGTTAACGGCCGTCCTGCTGATTGTCCCTTGTGCGTTTTTTGTCCCTTCCGCCAGGGCGGACGAGGCCGGGCGAGTGGACCTGGCTGCCTTTCATCCCAGCGACATCGACGGCAAGTCGCAAACGTTATTCGTCCCCGGTTCGACCGCCGGGGTGGGCATCGTGTTTCTGTCGACCGAGTGCCCCGTCGCCCGCCGCTACCTGCCGGAGATAGGGCGCCTGGCGGAGCAGTTTGCCGGGCAGGGGATTACCGTTTATGGCGTGATCTCCGATCGCAGCGTGACCCGCGCCGCCGCGAAACGTTGGCAGTCCGAGTTTCAGATTGAGTTTCCGGTGCTGTTCGACGCCTCGGGCGAGCTGGCTGCGGGTGTGCAGCCGACGCACACGCCGGAAGCGTTTGTTTTTGACGCAGCGGGCGGGCTCGTCTATCGCGGACGGATCGACGACTTCTACGGCGGCGTGGGTCGCCCGCGGCTCAAGGCGTCGCGCTTTGAATTCCGCGATGCGCTCCAGGCGGCGGTGGACGGCCGGAAGCCGGCAGTCGCCTACGCCGAACCGGTCGGCTGTCCGGTGGAAGACGTCCGCACAGCGGCCGCCGAAGGGGATGTCACCTGGTGCCGGGATGTGGCTCCAATCCTGTTCCAGAACTGCGTCGCCTGCCATCGCGAAGGCGCTGTCGCTCCGTTCGCTTTGACCCGTTACGAAGACGCCGCCAGGCGGGCCGCATGGATCGCCGAAGTCACCAGGCAACGACGCATGCCGCCCTGGAAAGCCAGACCGGGTTTCGGTCACTTCCAGGGGGAGCGTTTTTTGAACCAGGATGAGATCGCCACGCTGGCCGCCTGGGCAAAGGCCGATGCTCCCCAGGGCGACGCGGCCGACCTGCCGCCGACGCCGTCGTTTCCCGACGGCTGGCTGCTGGGCAAGCCCGATATGGTGGTGCGCATGCCGCAGGCGATCGAGATTCCCGCGGACGGCGCTGATGTGTTTCGGTACATCGCCATTCCGCTGGATATCCCGGAAGACAAGTATCTGTCGGCGGTCGATTTCCACGCCGGCAATCCGCTGGTCGTGCATCACGCGATCATCGCTGCCGGCCCGGAAGGGTTCTTTGAGGAGATGACGGCCGGCGCCGAGATGCCTGGCTTTGACCCGCTGAAAGACGGCCTGCCTCGATGGCTGCGGTTGCAGCAACGCGGCGGCAAAGGCTTTCAACTGCTGGGCGCCTGGGCGCCTGGCTCGCGACCCTTTCGATTCCCCGACGGCGTCGGGGCGCCGCTGCGGAAAGGCTCCACGCTGTTGCTCCAGGTGCATTATGCTCCCAGCGGAAAACCGGAAACCGACCAGTCGGAGATTGCCTTCTATTTCTGTCGGACGCCCGTCACCCGAATGGCGGGCGGCGTGGGCCTGAACGTGATGAATCTCAAGATCCCGGCGGGGGAAGCGGAGCACCGGGTCAGCACGTCGATGACCTTGCCGGTCGACGCCACGCTGCTGGGACTGGGGCCGCACATGCATCTGCTGGGCCGCCAGATGAAGGTCACCGCCGTCAAACCGGACGGCACGGTGGAGCCGCTGATCTGGGTCGACGACTGGGACTGGAACTGGCAGGGCCAGTACCGTTTCGCCCGGCCGATCCGTCTGCCGCAGGGCACGCGGCTGGATCTGGAGGCGGTCTTCGACAACTCGGCGAACAACCCGGCCAACCCGCACACGCCGCCGCAGCTGGTTCGCTTCGGCCGGAAGACGACCGATGAGATGTGCCTCTGTTTCCTGCAGTTCGCCCTGGACGAACCCGAGGACCAGCAAGCCCTGAGGAAAGCCATGTTCCGCACGGTGATGGGCCAGTTCGGCAGTCGTTTTCGCTTGCTGTTCCGTCCCGCATCCCCGTAA
- a CDS encoding serine/threonine-protein kinase has translation MSTEEISNDYPIAQTIASASRDYSSEQQDIAFAAMALRTSALTERQLAQAMSQWTIHGSLPLNEHLCASGLIDVDTNNRLMEKCREFLEDVCPSQSVDPSASVVAQTLEAIDPSGTVARLMGIRAVAGAGVTDATGERKSTARYRLLRKLGQGGLGRVWLAFDEQLKRPVAVKELTARNQAAALERFRREAEITGRLEHPGIVPIYQLGDDATTGAFYVMRFLGKQTLHDSLMEYHERLGDGDKNPMLLRSLLTDFVSVCQAIGHAHSRKVIHRDLKPENVAIDSFGQVIVIDWGLAKVLDEIHSLDSLTARQSSAVSEQSTMQGQVLGTPLYMAPEQASGRIDELDERTDIYGLGAILYAILTGCAPHEQTRESSNSTTGRELLSAIAGRPSPRAIDACSHVDPALSAICEKAMAPRQYARYQSATELAEEVQHWMAGERIAAYQERPAQRLSRWIQHHRIASQAIALTLVTAVVALAVFIAASIQAGHANRRIRFDQMRGYERELLGLLHSTTSQVSKDARFMSSLPPIQAIIHAQNDNAEGESEEVWRTRLEQIYEEFLRANPDYLSIAYLKLSDEALTDIVRVERAIGDRAYLRRVPVSRLNSFSDPEMIARLRKLDRGDIRLVIRGAHEREDDRVEQGVRLFAVTPAYDDTTGELYGLAVVELDLLSRLVDFLKRTDQATSIIHVTDREGAVWVTDNPAEGVAATTKAEKIALHLPEAAAFFDDPESEQQTDQDNGWIASRTALDPYNPETGVGLVLQLLED, from the coding sequence ATGTCGACTGAAGAAATCTCAAACGACTATCCGATTGCCCAGACCATTGCGAGCGCGAGTCGGGATTACTCCAGCGAGCAGCAGGATATCGCGTTCGCTGCGATGGCGCTGCGGACCTCCGCCCTGACCGAGCGGCAACTGGCCCAGGCGATGTCGCAATGGACGATCCACGGCAGCCTGCCGCTGAATGAGCACCTGTGTGCGAGCGGCCTGATTGATGTCGACACCAATAACCGTCTGATGGAAAAGTGCCGCGAGTTTCTGGAAGATGTCTGCCCCTCGCAATCCGTCGATCCGTCGGCGAGCGTGGTCGCCCAGACGCTCGAAGCGATTGACCCTTCCGGCACGGTCGCCCGCCTGATGGGCATCCGCGCCGTGGCCGGCGCCGGCGTCACCGACGCCACCGGAGAGCGCAAGTCGACCGCCCGCTACCGACTGCTCCGCAAGCTGGGCCAGGGCGGACTCGGCCGGGTCTGGCTGGCCTTTGATGAACAACTGAAACGGCCCGTCGCCGTCAAAGAGCTGACCGCCCGGAACCAGGCCGCGGCGCTCGAACGCTTCCGCCGGGAAGCAGAAATCACCGGCCGGCTGGAACACCCCGGCATTGTGCCGATCTACCAGCTGGGCGATGACGCCACGACGGGCGCGTTCTACGTGATGCGATTTCTGGGCAAGCAGACGCTGCACGATTCGTTGATGGAATACCATGAGCGGCTGGGCGACGGCGACAAAAACCCGATGCTGCTGCGAAGTCTGTTGACGGACTTTGTCAGCGTCTGCCAGGCGATCGGCCACGCCCACTCGCGGAAGGTCATCCACCGCGATCTGAAGCCAGAGAACGTCGCCATCGACAGTTTCGGCCAGGTGATCGTCATCGACTGGGGACTGGCCAAGGTCCTCGACGAAATCCATTCGCTCGACAGCCTGACCGCCAGGCAAAGCTCCGCGGTCAGCGAGCAAAGCACCATGCAAGGGCAGGTGCTGGGCACTCCGCTGTACATGGCGCCGGAGCAGGCCTCGGGCCGCATCGACGAGCTCGATGAACGGACCGACATCTACGGCCTGGGCGCCATCCTGTACGCCATTTTGACCGGCTGCGCCCCGCACGAACAAACACGGGAGTCGTCCAACTCCACCACGGGCCGCGAGTTGTTGTCGGCGATCGCCGGCCGGCCGTCCCCCCGGGCGATCGATGCCTGTTCGCACGTCGATCCGGCGCTCTCGGCAATCTGCGAAAAAGCGATGGCCCCGCGGCAGTACGCCCGTTACCAGTCCGCAACCGAACTGGCCGAGGAAGTGCAGCACTGGATGGCGGGCGAGCGCATCGCCGCCTACCAGGAGCGGCCCGCCCAGCGGCTGTCCCGCTGGATCCAGCACCACCGCATCGCCTCGCAGGCCATCGCGCTCACCCTGGTCACGGCGGTCGTCGCGCTGGCCGTGTTCATCGCCGCCTCGATCCAGGCGGGCCACGCCAACCGCCGGATCCGCTTCGACCAGATGCGCGGCTACGAACGCGAACTGCTGGGACTGCTGCATTCGACCACCAGCCAGGTCTCTAAAGACGCCCGGTTCATGTCGAGTCTGCCGCCGATCCAGGCCATCATTCATGCCCAGAACGACAACGCCGAAGGAGAATCGGAAGAGGTCTGGCGCACCCGCCTGGAGCAAATTTACGAAGAGTTCCTCCGCGCCAATCCCGACTATCTGTCCATCGCCTACCTGAAACTCTCGGACGAAGCCCTGACCGATATCGTCCGCGTAGAGCGCGCGATTGGCGACCGGGCCTACCTGCGGCGCGTCCCGGTGAGCCGCTTGAACTCGTTCAGCGATCCCGAAATGATCGCGCGGTTACGGAAACTTGACCGCGGCGATATCCGCCTGGTGATTCGCGGCGCCCACGAACGGGAAGATGATCGCGTCGAACAGGGAGTCCGGCTGTTTGCCGTTACGCCTGCGTACGACGACACAACCGGCGAACTTTACGGTCTGGCGGTGGTCGAGCTGGATCTGCTTTCCCGGCTGGTCGATTTCCTGAAGCGCACCGACCAGGCGACGTCCATCATCCACGTCACCGACCGGGAGGGAGCGGTCTGGGTCACCGACAACCCGGCCGAAGGCGTGGCCGCCACGACGAAAGCCGAGAAGATTGCCCTGCACTTGCCGGAGGCGGCCGCCTTCTTTGACGACCCGGAAAGCGAACAGCAAACGGACCAGGACAACGGCTGGATCGCTTCCCGGACCGCGCTCGACCCGTACAACCCGGAAACGGGCGTCGGTCTGGTGCTGCAGCTGCTGGAGGACTGA
- a CDS encoding leucine-rich repeat domain-containing protein, whose amino-acid sequence MTMLLRILAAGTFVLAITLAITAPVVADERAAADALRQRGAVVQLDDEGFVVSFRCREGGRLTLDDFRTVGGFRRVKTLSLSGGRTLGDEHLALLAGLEKLERVTLDGMMLTDDGLRHLAGWKSLRKLTFYNVTNRGKFTGSGMAHLVELPQLEQFACGGSSFDDAGLEACSRLTHLTDLQIWHTPVTDAGVVHLKRLAGLRNLRLLSQWRPRITDASLSHLAAIRSLETLSIGETRFSWSGGLNRLVELPNLKSLELYEVDMSAEDLNRVKAALTNVRVDWTPIREKYREMFERNFRTSPGVPAGAGDSR is encoded by the coding sequence ATGACGATGCTTCTGCGAATTCTGGCCGCCGGGACGTTTGTTCTGGCGATCACGTTGGCGATCACGGCGCCGGTCGTCGCCGACGAACGGGCCGCGGCGGACGCATTGCGGCAGCGGGGAGCGGTGGTCCAGCTCGACGACGAAGGCTTCGTCGTTTCCTTCCGCTGTCGCGAAGGCGGACGGCTGACGCTCGACGACTTCCGCACGGTCGGCGGCTTTCGCCGCGTGAAAACGCTCTCGCTTTCCGGTGGACGGACCCTGGGGGACGAGCATCTGGCATTGCTCGCCGGGCTGGAGAAGCTGGAGCGGGTCACGCTCGACGGGATGATGCTGACCGACGACGGACTGCGACACCTGGCCGGCTGGAAGAGCCTGCGGAAGTTGACGTTCTATAACGTGACCAACCGGGGCAAGTTCACCGGTTCCGGCATGGCGCACCTGGTCGAGCTGCCGCAGCTGGAGCAGTTTGCGTGCGGCGGTTCTTCGTTCGATGACGCCGGCCTGGAGGCCTGCAGTCGACTGACCCATTTGACCGACCTGCAGATCTGGCACACGCCCGTCACCGACGCCGGGGTGGTTCATCTGAAGCGGCTTGCCGGCTTGCGGAACCTGCGGCTGTTATCCCAGTGGCGGCCGCGGATCACGGACGCTTCGCTGTCGCACCTGGCCGCGATCAGGTCGCTGGAGACCTTGAGCATCGGCGAGACGCGGTTCTCGTGGAGCGGAGGCCTCAACCGGCTTGTCGAACTGCCGAACCTGAAGAGTCTGGAGCTCTATGAAGTCGACATGTCTGCGGAGGATCTGAATCGCGTGAAAGCGGCCCTGACGAATGTGCGTGTCGACTGGACGCCGATCCGCGAGAAGTACAGGGAGATGTTTGAACGGAACTTCAGGACGTCGCCGGGCGTCCCTGCCGGCGCCGGTGACTCGCGCTGA
- a CDS encoding alpha/beta hydrolase family protein: protein MSDKPQPGTGHREGLVHAEVPGDRLLTAIDLWRIPRVGAPCACPVMERLVVPVTTWPGDMRSKLTRLWLVSPEGTACRPLTGDHGSAGAPAWSPDGKQLAYTWKPNADEKARPQLRLLPLDGGESEALTDLPLGVLDARWLPDGSGLVIAAKLLAGHATVEATRAEADRREQDPVQAHATEERLFRYWDQWLTDGAQPHFFHLDLASRVLRDLTPQANAWLSFMDPTGQFDMAPDGSEFVFAGLVADEEKNEVESRIFRVALSGGEIECLTPDAPAGCSRPRYAPDGKTIVYGRTEDRYFYADRPRLYRIDRSNGSHAPWCDDWDQAPSDWEFAPDGALLFVAEHAARTHLYQLAADEATPRLVAQGGSIGSPCIGAGGTVYCTWQNLQQPPEVHRCDLSRQQTERLTRFTDEALAGVRFGVVQEIECEGAEGERIQSFVVLPPGHDAGHPAPLVNVIHGGPHGVWGDAFHFRWSAQLFAAAGYVVALPNFQGSTSWGNDFAQRIQGEWGKRPFEDVMAVTDHLIERGLVDSQRMAAIGGSYGGYLVSWIAGHTDRFRCIVNHAGVYNTLSMFASDVTWGRGRSIGGEPWSGLEGIDRYNPARFTADMNTPMLVIHGDKDYRVPVTQGLECYGVLQAKGVPCRLLHFPDENHWILKPHNSLRWYQEVQDWIDRWLAD from the coding sequence ATGAGCGACAAACCACAACCTGGGACCGGCCACAGGGAAGGCCTTGTCCATGCCGAGGTCCCGGGCGACCGGCTGCTGACCGCGATCGACCTGTGGCGCATTCCCCGGGTCGGAGCGCCGTGCGCCTGTCCTGTGATGGAACGTCTGGTGGTTCCCGTCACGACATGGCCGGGCGACATGCGTTCGAAGCTGACTCGCTTGTGGCTCGTTTCGCCCGAGGGAACCGCATGCCGGCCGCTGACGGGCGACCATGGCTCCGCCGGAGCCCCGGCCTGGTCGCCTGACGGCAAGCAGCTGGCGTATACCTGGAAACCGAACGCCGATGAAAAGGCCAGGCCCCAGTTGCGGTTGCTGCCGCTGGATGGCGGCGAGTCCGAGGCCTTGACCGATCTCCCGCTGGGCGTGCTCGACGCCCGCTGGCTGCCAGACGGTTCTGGCCTGGTGATCGCAGCGAAGCTATTGGCCGGACACGCCACCGTAGAGGCGACCCGGGCCGAAGCGGACCGTCGCGAACAGGATCCGGTCCAGGCGCATGCGACCGAGGAGCGTCTCTTCCGCTACTGGGATCAATGGCTGACCGACGGCGCCCAGCCGCACTTCTTCCACCTGGATCTGGCGTCGCGCGTGCTGCGTGACCTGACGCCCCAGGCGAACGCCTGGCTTAGCTTTATGGACCCGACCGGGCAGTTTGACATGGCGCCCGACGGCAGCGAGTTCGTCTTTGCCGGGCTGGTCGCCGACGAAGAGAAGAATGAAGTGGAATCGCGCATCTTCCGCGTCGCTCTCTCAGGCGGCGAAATCGAATGCCTCACGCCCGACGCTCCCGCCGGATGCAGTCGTCCGCGTTATGCGCCCGACGGAAAGACGATCGTCTATGGCCGCACCGAAGACCGTTACTTCTATGCCGACCGGCCGCGACTGTATCGCATCGATCGCAGCAATGGCTCCCATGCGCCGTGGTGCGACGACTGGGACCAGGCGCCCAGCGACTGGGAGTTCGCCCCCGACGGCGCGCTGCTGTTTGTCGCCGAGCACGCCGCGCGGACGCATCTCTACCAGTTGGCGGCGGACGAGGCCACGCCCCGACTGGTCGCCCAGGGCGGTTCGATCGGCTCCCCCTGTATCGGCGCCGGCGGAACCGTGTATTGCACCTGGCAGAACCTGCAGCAGCCGCCGGAGGTGCATCGCTGCGACCTGTCCCGCCAGCAAACAGAACGCCTGACCCGGTTCACCGACGAGGCGCTCGCCGGCGTCCGCTTTGGCGTGGTGCAAGAGATCGAATGCGAAGGCGCCGAGGGCGAGCGCATCCAGTCGTTTGTCGTACTGCCCCCCGGCCATGACGCCGGACATCCGGCTCCACTGGTGAACGTTATCCATGGCGGACCGCACGGCGTATGGGGGGACGCGTTCCACTTTCGCTGGAGCGCGCAACTGTTCGCTGCGGCCGGGTATGTCGTGGCGCTGCCCAACTTCCAGGGATCCACTTCCTGGGGAAATGATTTCGCCCAGCGGATCCAGGGCGAGTGGGGAAAGCGTCCCTTCGAAGACGTCATGGCTGTCACGGATCACCTGATCGAACGGGGCCTGGTCGACAGCCAACGGATGGCGGCGATTGGCGGTTCCTATGGCGGGTATCTCGTCTCCTGGATCGCCGGGCACACCGATCGTTTCCGTTGCATCGTCAACCACGCCGGCGTGTATAACACGCTGTCGATGTTCGCCAGCGACGTCACCTGGGGACGCGGTCGTTCCATTGGCGGCGAGCCCTGGAGCGGGCTGGAAGGCATCGACCGTTACAACCCGGCCCGCTTCACCGCCGACATGAACACTCCCATGCTCGTCATTCACGGCGACAAAGATTATCGCGTCCCCGTCACGCAGGGACTGGAATGTTACGGCGTGCTCCAGGCCAAAGGCGTTCCATGCCGGCTCCTGCATTTCCCGGATGAGAACCACTGGATCCTGAAACCGCATAACTCGCTGCGCTGGTACCAGGAAGTCCAGGACTGGATCGATCGCTGGCTGGCGGACTGA
- a CDS encoding fatty acid desaturase family protein, whose translation MLSPAPANTLRQARQLVEDLYPHNLLIYWSDFLLSLIVGYSAASLYLAAPWGSWRQVICFTMAGVALYRLGSFTHEIVHFRRDEMRLFRHAWNLLAGVPMLTPTFFYESHLHHHNTHHYGTAEDGEYLPLSRGRWTDAAVFVLLPLLQPIAVTLRFLLAPLTFLHPALRRWTLEHASSFVINLHYRRRLPRRAMRRSWALMDLACSARAWLIFVLIFLGETTWMRIPQLYFLAVFILSLNYLRTLAAHRYLSDGQALTHEDQLYDSTNITGGSLLTWILCPLGMQYHALHHLFPRLPYHNFPKAHRRLMENLPDNSSYRQTEYPSWLAVIRQLLQDVRSPSVP comes from the coding sequence ATGCTCTCTCCCGCTCCTGCCAATACGCTCCGCCAGGCGCGACAACTTGTAGAGGACCTGTATCCTCATAACTTGCTGATCTACTGGTCTGACTTTCTTCTCAGTCTGATCGTGGGATACAGCGCCGCTTCTTTGTATCTGGCCGCTCCCTGGGGGTCCTGGCGGCAAGTAATATGTTTTACGATGGCTGGCGTCGCGCTTTACCGACTTGGTTCCTTCACGCACGAAATCGTGCATTTTCGTCGTGATGAAATGCGTCTCTTTCGCCATGCCTGGAACCTGCTGGCCGGCGTTCCCATGCTCACGCCGACATTCTTCTATGAAAGCCATCTGCACCATCACAATACGCATCATTATGGGACGGCGGAAGACGGAGAATACCTGCCGTTGAGCCGGGGCCGCTGGACGGACGCAGCGGTTTTTGTCTTGCTGCCCCTGCTGCAGCCGATTGCCGTAACGCTGCGGTTTTTGCTGGCTCCGCTTACCTTTTTGCATCCGGCCTTGCGACGCTGGACGCTGGAGCATGCTTCGTCGTTTGTGATCAATCTGCACTATCGCCGACGGCTCCCACGACGAGCGATGCGCCGCTCCTGGGCGCTAATGGATCTGGCCTGCTCGGCCCGGGCCTGGTTGATCTTCGTCCTGATCTTCCTGGGCGAAACCACCTGGATGCGAATTCCCCAGCTTTACTTTCTGGCCGTCTTTATTCTCAGTCTCAATTACCTTCGCACGCTTGCCGCCCACCGATATCTAAGCGACGGCCAGGCACTGACGCACGAAGACCAGCTTTACGATTCTACGAATATCACCGGCGGATCCCTGTTGACCTGGATCCTGTGCCCCCTTGGCATGCAGTATCATGCGTTGCATCATCTGTTTCCCCGCCTGCCTTATCACAACTTTCCCAAAGCGCACCGGCGACTGATGGAAAATCTGCCTGACAACAGTTCCTATCGACAAACAGAATATCCCAGCTGGCTCGCCGTCATCCGCCAGCTCTTGCAGGATGTCCGCAGTCCGTCGGTCCCCTGA
- a CDS encoding sigma-70 family RNA polymerase sigma factor yields MDAKALFEILVRENADMLTAFIRSAVRDDAGADDLFQETMLTAWRRLDDYDQQRAFGPWLRGIASKLILAHFRKKSRGAEPCEAETLEHLSFRFQQLHTLRGDTFDEKLDALRDCVGRLSAPNRESIELRYGRDLGLASIAETLGLAVEAVKKRLLRARTQLLQCIRQKLNMAETRS; encoded by the coding sequence GTGGACGCCAAAGCCCTGTTTGAGATTCTGGTTCGCGAGAACGCCGACATGCTAACGGCGTTTATCCGGTCCGCGGTGCGCGACGACGCCGGGGCCGACGACCTGTTCCAGGAAACCATGCTGACCGCCTGGCGGCGACTGGACGACTACGACCAGCAGCGGGCGTTCGGACCCTGGTTGCGGGGCATTGCGTCGAAGTTGATCCTGGCCCATTTCCGCAAGAAGTCGCGCGGAGCCGAACCGTGCGAAGCAGAGACGCTGGAGCATTTGAGCTTCCGGTTCCAGCAACTGCACACGCTCCGCGGCGACACGTTTGATGAAAAACTCGATGCGCTCCGTGACTGCGTGGGGCGGCTGTCTGCACCCAATCGCGAGTCGATCGAACTGCGCTACGGCCGCGATCTGGGACTGGCCAGCATCGCGGAAACGCTGGGTCTGGCCGTGGAGGCGGTCAAAAAACGACTGCTACGCGCCAGAACGCAGCTGTTGCAGTGTATCAGGCAGAAACTCAACATGGCGGAAACTCGATCATGA